From a region of the Streptomyces venezuelae genome:
- a CDS encoding DMT family transporter, producing the protein MSRWRTALTVISPSALEAPRRAWLADLPVLAVAVVWGGSYLAAKGITTAHTVIAVLVLRFALVLPVLVVAGWARLRALRPAQLRGAGLLGLVLGGIFLLETYGVVHTSATNAGLIISLTMIFTPLAEAAVRKQAPSAGFLGAAAVSVAGVVLLTQGAGFSAPSAGDLLILGAALARTLHVLLMARIEAVQDADSLSLTTVQLGAAVLVFALLAAVPGTGATPWAAAADFGPAQWAGLAFLSVFCTLFAFFVQMWAVRRTSPSRVSLLLGTEPLWAAVAGIAVGGEELGAPGYAGALLVLVGTAWGRSAVTTG; encoded by the coding sequence ATGAGCCGTTGGAGAACCGCGTTGACCGTGATCTCGCCGTCCGCCCTGGAAGCACCCCGCCGGGCCTGGCTCGCCGATCTGCCCGTGCTGGCCGTCGCCGTCGTCTGGGGCGGCAGTTATCTCGCCGCCAAGGGCATCACCACCGCGCACACCGTCATCGCCGTGCTCGTGCTGCGGTTCGCCCTGGTCCTGCCCGTGCTGGTCGTCGCCGGGTGGGCGCGGCTTCGCGCGCTGCGTCCCGCCCAGCTGCGCGGCGCCGGGCTGCTGGGCCTCGTACTCGGCGGGATCTTCCTGCTGGAGACCTACGGGGTCGTCCACACCTCCGCCACCAACGCCGGGCTGATCATCAGCCTGACCATGATCTTCACCCCGCTCGCCGAAGCCGCCGTCAGGAAGCAGGCGCCGTCCGCCGGCTTCCTCGGCGCCGCCGCCGTCTCCGTGGCCGGGGTCGTGCTGCTCACCCAGGGCGCCGGGTTCTCCGCGCCCAGCGCCGGTGACCTGCTCATCCTCGGCGCCGCCCTCGCCCGGACCCTGCACGTCCTGCTGATGGCCCGCATCGAGGCCGTCCAGGACGCCGACTCGCTGTCCTTGACCACCGTGCAGCTCGGCGCCGCCGTGCTCGTCTTCGCCCTGCTGGCCGCCGTACCCGGCACCGGCGCGACCCCCTGGGCCGCCGCCGCGGACTTCGGACCGGCCCAGTGGGCCGGGCTCGCCTTCCTCTCCGTCTTCTGTACCCTCTTCGCCTTCTTCGTGCAGATGTGGGCCGTGCGCCGCACCTCGCCCTCCCGGGTCAGCCTGCTGCTGGGCACCGAACCCCTGTGGGCCGCCGTCGCCGGTATCGCCGTAGGAGGGGAGGAGCTGGGCGCCCCCGGCTACGCCGGAGCGCTCCTGGTGCTCGTCGGCACCGCCTGGGGCCGCAGCGCCGTGACGACCGGCTGA
- a CDS encoding Gfo/Idh/MocA family oxidoreductase has product MRIGLIGTGRIGSFHAAVLARHPAAGSLLLADADPARAARLADRLGATAAPSVEQVFTWGVDAVVVASATEAHADLVVRAVRGGLPVFCEKPLAPDLNRTLAALREVRAAGGLLQVGFMRRFDAGYGTARELVRSGTLGRLHTVRTMTADPAPPEAAYLATSGGLYRDCLVHDFDMVRWVTGREVAEVYAAGSDAGPALFRETGDIDTAAAVLTLDDGTLVTATGTRCNGAGYDVRMELAGERDQVSVGLDDRTPIASTEPHGPPPASKPWTGFLERFAPAYEAELAAFVQLVRGEGANPCDGLEALAAFRIAEACELSRRERRRVRLEELPDLPAL; this is encoded by the coding sequence ATGCGCATCGGGCTGATCGGAACGGGCCGGATCGGGTCCTTCCACGCGGCGGTACTGGCACGCCACCCGGCGGCGGGCTCGCTCCTGCTCGCGGACGCCGACCCCGCACGGGCGGCACGCCTCGCCGACCGGCTCGGGGCCACCGCCGCGCCGTCCGTGGAGCAGGTCTTCACCTGGGGCGTGGACGCGGTGGTGGTCGCGTCGGCGACCGAGGCGCACGCGGACCTCGTCGTACGGGCGGTCCGCGGCGGGCTCCCGGTGTTCTGCGAGAAGCCGCTGGCCCCGGACCTGAACCGGACCCTCGCGGCACTGCGCGAGGTCAGGGCCGCGGGCGGGCTGCTCCAGGTGGGCTTCATGCGCCGCTTCGACGCGGGCTACGGCACGGCCCGGGAGCTGGTGCGTTCGGGCACCCTGGGGCGGCTGCACACCGTCCGGACGATGACGGCCGATCCGGCGCCGCCGGAGGCCGCGTACCTGGCGACCTCGGGCGGGCTGTACCGGGACTGCCTGGTGCACGACTTCGACATGGTCCGCTGGGTGACCGGGCGCGAGGTGGCCGAGGTGTACGCGGCCGGGTCGGACGCCGGTCCGGCGCTGTTCCGGGAGACGGGCGACATCGACACGGCGGCGGCCGTGCTGACGCTGGACGACGGGACCCTGGTCACGGCGACCGGCACCCGGTGCAACGGCGCCGGGTACGACGTGCGGATGGAGCTGGCCGGGGAGCGGGACCAGGTCTCCGTGGGGCTGGACGACCGGACGCCGATCGCGTCCACCGAACCGCACGGCCCGCCCCCCGCGAGCAAGCCGTGGACGGGCTTCCTGGAACGGTTCGCCCCGGCCTACGAGGCGGAGCTCGCGGCCTTCGTCCAGCTGGTGCGGGGCGAGGGCGCCAACCCGTGCGACGGCCTGGAGGCGCTGGCGGCGTTCCGGATCGCGGAGGCCTGCGAACTCTCGCGCAGGGAGCGGCGCCGCGTGCGGCTGGAGGAGCTCCCGGACCTGCCGGCTCTGTAA
- a CDS encoding substrate-binding domain-containing protein, which produces MGAVLAAVLGASLAGCSSTGGKRAEERAKAAEAGRPAVSTPRWTFAMVTHAGDGDTFWDIVQKGAKEAAAKDNINFVYAHDDQAQQQAQFVQNAIDQKVDGIVVSLAKPEALKDVLAKAVKAGIPVITVNSGSAQSAEYGALTHIGQDEVIAGEAVGTELDKRGKKRAVCVLHEQGNVGHEQRCAGAKKTFSGTMENLYVEGTNMPSVQAAIQAQLQADPSIDAIVTLGAPFAPTAVKAKDAAGSKAEVDTFDLNASVARDLKSGALGFAVDQQPYLQGYEAIDLLWLYRYNANVLGGGRPVLTGPQIVTAAEAAKLEEYIKRGSR; this is translated from the coding sequence GTGGGCGCCGTGCTCGCGGCGGTACTGGGGGCCTCGCTCGCGGGCTGCAGCAGTACGGGCGGCAAGCGCGCCGAGGAGCGCGCGAAGGCCGCCGAGGCGGGCCGGCCGGCCGTCTCCACGCCGCGCTGGACCTTCGCGATGGTCACGCACGCGGGCGACGGCGACACCTTTTGGGACATCGTCCAGAAGGGCGCCAAGGAGGCCGCGGCGAAGGACAACATCAACTTCGTCTACGCCCACGACGACCAGGCCCAGCAGCAGGCGCAGTTCGTGCAGAACGCCATCGACCAGAAGGTCGACGGGATCGTCGTCAGCCTGGCCAAGCCCGAGGCCCTCAAGGACGTCCTCGCCAAGGCGGTCAAGGCCGGCATCCCGGTGATCACGGTCAACTCCGGATCGGCCCAGTCCGCCGAGTACGGGGCGCTGACCCACATCGGCCAGGACGAGGTGATCGCGGGCGAGGCCGTCGGCACCGAGCTGGACAAGCGCGGGAAGAAGCGGGCCGTCTGCGTCCTCCACGAGCAGGGCAACGTCGGGCACGAGCAGCGCTGCGCCGGCGCGAAGAAGACCTTCTCCGGAACCATGGAGAACCTGTACGTCGAGGGCACCAACATGCCCTCCGTGCAGGCGGCGATCCAGGCCCAGCTGCAGGCCGACCCCTCGATCGACGCGATCGTCACCCTCGGTGCGCCCTTCGCGCCCACCGCCGTCAAGGCGAAGGACGCGGCGGGCAGCAAGGCCGAGGTCGACACCTTCGACCTCAACGCCTCGGTCGCCCGCGACCTGAAGTCCGGCGCCCTCGGCTTCGCCGTCGACCAGCAGCCCTACCTGCAGGGCTACGAGGCCATCGACCTGCTCTGGCTCTACCGCTACAACGCGAACGTGCTCGGCGGCGGCCGCCCCGTGCTCACCGGACCGCAGATCGTCACCGCCGCCGAGGCGGCGAAGCTGGAGGAGTACATCAAGCGGGGCAGCCGATGA
- a CDS encoding ABC transporter permease, which translates to MSAVAPVGGRDERLAPTSTLRKLLARPELGSVVGAVAVFVFFSIAAPSFLQASSLSTVLYSASTIGIMAAPVALLMIGGEFDLSAGVMVTTSALVSSMFSYQMTANVWVGVGVSLLVTLAIGFFNGFMLTRTKLPSFIITLGTFLMLTGLNLGFTKLITGTVSTKTIADMEGFSSARALFASQWNIGSVTLKVTILWWFAIVAVATWILLRTRAGNWIFAVGGGADAARATGVPVVKTRIGLYMGVALCAWISGQHILFSFDVVQSGEGVGNEFLYIIAAVIGGCLMTGGYGSAIGSAVGAFIFGMTSNGIVYAQWNPDWFKFFLGAMLLLATLLNAWVRKRAEATK; encoded by the coding sequence ATGAGCGCGGTCGCACCCGTCGGCGGGCGCGACGAGCGGCTCGCCCCCACGTCCACGCTGCGCAAGCTGCTCGCACGCCCGGAGCTGGGCTCGGTGGTCGGTGCCGTCGCCGTCTTCGTCTTCTTCTCGATCGCCGCCCCCAGCTTCCTGCAGGCCTCCAGCCTCAGCACGGTCCTGTACTCGGCCTCCACCATCGGGATCATGGCCGCCCCGGTCGCCCTGCTGATGATCGGCGGCGAGTTCGACCTCTCCGCGGGTGTCATGGTCACGACCTCGGCGCTGGTCAGCTCGATGTTCAGCTACCAGATGACCGCGAACGTCTGGGTCGGCGTCGGCGTGTCCCTGCTGGTCACCCTGGCCATCGGCTTCTTCAACGGGTTCATGCTGACCCGCACGAAGCTCCCCAGCTTCATCATCACGCTCGGCACCTTCCTGATGCTGACCGGCCTGAACCTCGGCTTCACCAAGCTGATCACCGGCACCGTCTCCACCAAGACCATCGCCGACATGGAGGGCTTCTCCTCGGCCCGCGCCCTGTTCGCCTCGCAGTGGAACATCGGCTCGGTCACCCTCAAGGTCACCATCCTGTGGTGGTTCGCCATCGTGGCCGTCGCCACCTGGATCCTGCTGCGCACCCGCGCCGGGAACTGGATCTTCGCCGTGGGCGGCGGCGCCGACGCGGCCCGCGCCACCGGCGTGCCCGTCGTGAAGACCCGTATCGGCCTCTACATGGGCGTCGCCCTGTGCGCCTGGATCTCCGGCCAGCACATCCTCTTCTCGTTCGACGTGGTCCAGTCGGGCGAGGGCGTGGGCAACGAGTTCCTCTACATCATCGCGGCCGTCATCGGCGGCTGTCTGATGACCGGCGGCTACGGCTCCGCCATCGGCTCGGCGGTCGGCGCCTTCATCTTCGGCATGACCAGCAACGGCATCGTGTACGCCCAGTGGAATCCGGACTGGTTCAAGTTCTTCCTCGGCGCGATGCTCCTGCTGGCCACGCTGCTCAACGCATGGGTCCGCAAGCGGGCGGAGGCGACCAAGTGA
- a CDS encoding ATP-binding cassette domain-containing protein yields the protein MGPQAGGGDQVNTTDNKPPAPTGAAALVKLTDVSKFYGNIRALQGVSLEVSAGEITCVLGDNGAGKSTLIKIIAGLHRHDAGTFEIEGEQTVLANPRAALDHGIATVYQDLAVVPLMPVWRNFFLGSEPTRGRGPLRRLDVDLMRETTRTELLRMGIDLRDVDQPIGTLSGGERQCVAIARAVYFGAKVLVLDEPTAALGVKQSGVVLKYVAAARDAGLGVVLITHNPHHAYLVGDRFVLLKRGTMAGSHTRDSITLDELTRQMAGGSELDELSHELERVAESGTGAPHATAATDAAAGRSGPAGEADRTPRNTASKRDDTTR from the coding sequence ATGGGTCCGCAAGCGGGCGGAGGCGACCAAGTGAACACGACCGACAACAAGCCGCCCGCGCCCACCGGGGCCGCCGCGCTGGTGAAGCTGACCGACGTCAGCAAGTTCTACGGGAACATCCGTGCCCTCCAAGGGGTCTCCCTGGAGGTCTCGGCCGGCGAGATCACCTGCGTCCTCGGGGACAACGGCGCCGGCAAGTCCACCCTCATCAAGATCATCGCGGGGCTGCACCGGCACGACGCCGGCACCTTCGAGATCGAGGGCGAGCAGACCGTGCTCGCCAACCCCCGAGCGGCCCTCGACCACGGCATCGCCACCGTCTACCAGGACCTCGCCGTCGTCCCGCTCATGCCCGTCTGGCGGAACTTCTTCCTCGGCTCCGAGCCCACCAGGGGCCGCGGCCCCCTCCGCCGCCTCGACGTGGACCTCATGCGCGAGACCACCCGCACCGAGCTGCTGCGCATGGGCATCGACCTGCGGGACGTGGACCAGCCCATCGGCACCCTGTCCGGCGGTGAGCGCCAGTGCGTGGCCATCGCCCGCGCCGTGTACTTCGGGGCGAAGGTCCTCGTACTCGACGAGCCCACCGCGGCCCTCGGCGTCAAGCAGTCCGGAGTCGTCCTCAAGTACGTCGCCGCCGCCCGGGACGCGGGCCTCGGTGTGGTTCTGATCACCCACAACCCGCACCACGCGTACCTGGTCGGGGACCGTTTCGTCCTCCTCAAGCGCGGCACCATGGCAGGCAGCCACACCCGCGACTCGATCACGCTCGACGAGCTCACCCGGCAGATGGCAGGCGGCTCCGAGCTCGACGAACTGAGCCACGAACTGGAGCGAGTGGCAGAATCAGGGACAGGCGCCCCCCACGCCACGGCCGCGACGGACGCCGCAGCCGGTCGGAGCGGCCCGGCCGGCGAGGCCGACCGGACCCCCCGAAACACCGCATCCAAGAGGGACGACACGACTCGATGA
- a CDS encoding ROK family glucokinase: MSTYRDFTLTHRGSARGTVLRTIGTRERRSHLTAPRVPTVGIDIGGTKVMAGVVDADGIILEKIRTETPDKSKSPKVVEDTIVELVLDLSDRHDVHAVGIGAAGWVDADRSRVLFAPHLAWRDEPLRDALQSRLAVPVMVDNDANTAAWAEWRFGAGRGEDHLVMITLGTGIGGAILEGGQVKRGRYGVAGEFGHMQVVPGGHRCPCGNRGCWEQYSSGNALVREARELAAADSPVAHNIIARVGGNVAEITGPLITELAREGDAMCVELLQDIGQWLGVGIANLAAALDPSCFVIGGGVSAADDLLIGPARDAFRRHLTGRGYRPEARIAKAQLGPEAGMVGAADLARLVARRFRRATRRRVERYERYERYAQQLGRRDPAAVPEDQDEK; the protein is encoded by the coding sequence ATGAGCACGTACCGGGACTTCACGCTCACCCACCGGGGGTCGGCGCGAGGCACCGTCCTGCGGACCATCGGGACCCGGGAGCGCCGGTCGCACCTGACGGCCCCGCGCGTCCCCACGGTCGGCATCGACATCGGCGGCACCAAGGTCATGGCCGGCGTCGTCGACGCCGACGGGATCATCCTGGAGAAGATCCGCACGGAGACCCCGGACAAGTCCAAGAGCCCCAAGGTCGTCGAGGACACCATCGTCGAACTGGTGCTGGACCTCTCCGACCGGCACGACGTGCACGCGGTCGGCATCGGGGCGGCCGGCTGGGTCGACGCCGACCGCTCCCGCGTGCTGTTCGCACCCCACCTGGCCTGGCGTGACGAGCCGCTGCGCGACGCGCTCCAGTCCCGCCTCGCGGTCCCGGTCATGGTCGACAACGATGCCAACACCGCCGCCTGGGCGGAATGGCGCTTCGGCGCCGGACGGGGCGAGGACCACCTCGTCATGATCACGCTCGGCACCGGCATCGGCGGGGCCATCCTCGAAGGCGGCCAGGTCAAGCGCGGCCGGTACGGGGTCGCGGGCGAATTCGGCCATATGCAGGTCGTCCCCGGCGGCCACCGCTGCCCCTGCGGCAACCGGGGCTGCTGGGAGCAGTACAGCTCCGGGAACGCCCTGGTCCGCGAGGCCCGCGAGCTGGCCGCCGCCGACTCGCCGGTCGCGCACAACATCATCGCCCGGGTCGGCGGCAACGTCGCCGAGATCACCGGACCGCTGATCACCGAGCTGGCCCGTGAGGGCGACGCCATGTGTGTCGAGCTGCTCCAGGACATCGGCCAGTGGCTCGGCGTCGGCATCGCCAACCTCGCCGCCGCCCTCGACCCCTCCTGCTTCGTCATCGGCGGCGGCGTCAGCGCCGCCGACGACCTGCTGATCGGCCCGGCCCGGGACGCCTTCCGCCGGCACCTCACCGGTCGCGGCTACCGCCCCGAAGCCCGTATCGCCAAGGCCCAGCTCGGACCCGAGGCGGGCATGGTCGGCGCCGCCGACCTCGCCCGGCTCGTCGCCCGCCGCTTCCGCCGCGCCACCCGCCGCCGGGTCGAGCGCTACGAACGGTACGAGCGCTACGCGCAGCAGCTGGGCCGACGCGACCCCGCCGCCGTCCCCGAGGACCAGGACGAGAAGTGA
- a CDS encoding MBL fold metallo-hydrolase gives MKLTKRLHSCVQLEKDGRTLVIDPGAFSEPDAGLGADALLVTHEHPDHFEEGRLRAALDADPAVELWTLRSVAEKLAPAYPGRVHTVGHGDAFTAAGFEVQVHGELHAVIHPDIPRVTNVGYLVEGSVFHPGDALTVPGVPVETLMLPVHAPWNKVSEVIDYLREVKPRRALDIHDAYLSDLARPVYDGALGALGGTDHGRLTAGDSAEL, from the coding sequence ATGAAGCTCACCAAGCGGCTGCACTCCTGCGTCCAGCTGGAGAAGGACGGGCGCACGCTCGTCATCGACCCGGGCGCCTTCAGCGAACCGGACGCGGGCCTGGGGGCGGACGCCCTGCTGGTCACGCACGAACACCCCGACCACTTCGAGGAGGGCCGGCTGCGGGCCGCCCTCGACGCCGATCCGGCGGTCGAGCTGTGGACCCTGCGCAGCGTCGCCGAGAAGCTCGCCCCCGCCTACCCGGGCCGCGTCCACACGGTCGGCCACGGAGACGCCTTCACCGCGGCCGGGTTCGAGGTCCAGGTCCACGGGGAGCTGCACGCGGTGATCCACCCGGACATCCCGCGCGTCACGAACGTCGGCTACCTGGTGGAAGGTTCCGTCTTCCACCCCGGGGACGCCCTGACCGTGCCCGGGGTGCCCGTCGAGACCCTGATGCTCCCGGTGCACGCCCCGTGGAACAAGGTCTCCGAGGTGATCGACTACCTCCGCGAGGTGAAGCCGCGCCGGGCCCTGGACATCCACGACGCCTACCTCTCCGACCTCGCCCGGCCGGTCTACGACGGGGCCCTGGGCGCCCTCGGGGGCACCGACCACGGGCGACTCACCGCGGGGGACTCCGCCGAACTGTGA
- a CDS encoding exodeoxyribonuclease III — MRIATYNVNSITARLPRLLAWLESSGTDVLCIQETKCSAEQFPHDELRELGYESAVNATGRWNGVALLSKVGLEDVTLGLPGGPDYEGVQEPRAISATCGGVRVWSVYVPNGREVEHDHYGYKLDWFRALAGAVAADAAGPRPFAVLGDFNVAPTDEDVYDPAVFAGLTHVTPAERAALEALRAVGLSDVFPRPLKYDRPYTFWDYRMLAFPKNKGMRIDLVYGNEPFTKAVTDSYVDREERKGKGASDHAPVVVDLDLDR; from the coding sequence ATGCGTATCGCCACCTACAACGTCAACTCCATCACCGCCCGGCTGCCGCGCCTGCTGGCCTGGCTGGAGAGCTCCGGCACCGACGTCCTGTGCATCCAGGAGACCAAGTGCTCGGCGGAGCAGTTCCCGCACGACGAGCTGCGTGAGCTGGGCTACGAATCGGCGGTCAACGCCACCGGCCGCTGGAACGGCGTGGCCCTGCTCTCCAAGGTCGGCCTGGAGGACGTGACCCTCGGGCTGCCCGGCGGGCCCGACTACGAGGGCGTCCAGGAACCCCGCGCGATCTCCGCCACCTGCGGCGGGGTCCGGGTCTGGTCGGTGTACGTGCCCAACGGCCGCGAGGTCGAGCACGACCACTACGGCTACAAGCTGGACTGGTTCCGCGCCCTGGCCGGGGCCGTCGCCGCGGACGCGGCCGGTCCGCGGCCGTTCGCCGTGCTCGGCGACTTCAACGTGGCCCCGACCGACGAGGACGTCTACGACCCGGCCGTCTTCGCGGGCCTCACCCACGTCACCCCCGCCGAGCGCGCCGCCCTGGAGGCGCTGCGCGCCGTCGGGCTCTCGGACGTCTTCCCGCGCCCGCTGAAGTACGACCGTCCCTACACCTTCTGGGACTACCGCATGCTCGCCTTCCCCAAGAACAAGGGCATGCGCATCGACCTGGTCTACGGGAACGAGCCCTTCACCAAGGCCGTCACCGACTCCTACGTCGACCGCGAGGAGCGCAAGGGCAAGGGCGCGTCCGACCACGCACCCGTCGTCGTCGACCTGGACCTCGACCGGTAG
- a CDS encoding DUF6278 family protein, producing the protein MNIPFLDNWLNRRETEQGAGLAAALADDPEGVAELFSECEMLRAQARAAGLELDESQASLEALDQLMPRWRRDPEAVPWLGNDAGFYLGTVIIRTVPGALWRVWPNGQPVIRLASGRELNVIESGLSWAMTGSPELSQAYAEASEG; encoded by the coding sequence ATGAACATCCCCTTCCTGGACAACTGGCTGAACCGACGCGAAACGGAACAGGGTGCGGGACTCGCCGCCGCCCTCGCGGACGACCCCGAGGGCGTCGCCGAGTTGTTCTCGGAGTGCGAGATGCTGCGGGCCCAGGCACGGGCGGCCGGTCTTGAACTCGACGAGAGCCAGGCCTCGTTGGAGGCCCTGGACCAGCTGATGCCGCGCTGGAGGCGGGATCCCGAGGCGGTGCCCTGGCTCGGCAACGACGCCGGCTTCTACCTCGGGACCGTGATCATCCGGACCGTTCCGGGGGCGCTCTGGCGGGTGTGGCCCAACGGCCAGCCGGTGATCCGGCTGGCTTCGGGACGGGAGCTGAACGTGATCGAGTCGGGCCTGTCGTGGGCGATGACCGGATCCCCCGAGCTCAGCCAGGCGTACGCCGAGGCCTCCGAGGGCTGA
- a CDS encoding amino acid ABC transporter ATP-binding protein, with the protein MAVESLIELRDVNKHFGALHVLRDVNLTVGRGEVVVVIGPSGSGKSTLCRAINRLETVESGTILIDGEALPAEGKELARLRAEVGMVFQSFNLFAHKTVLANVSLAQVKVRGRKRGEADRRSRELLERVGLADQAEKFPAQLSGGQQQRVAIARALAMDPKALLFDEPTSALDPEMINEVLEVMRQLAREGMTMVVVTHEMGFARSAANRVVFMADGRIIEDRTPEQFFTAPESDRAKDFLSKILKH; encoded by the coding sequence ATGGCCGTCGAATCGTTGATCGAGCTGCGGGACGTCAACAAGCACTTCGGCGCGCTGCACGTGCTCCGGGACGTCAACCTCACCGTCGGCCGCGGGGAGGTCGTGGTGGTCATCGGCCCCTCCGGCTCCGGCAAGTCCACCCTGTGCCGGGCGATCAACCGGCTGGAGACCGTCGAGTCGGGCACGATCCTGATCGACGGGGAGGCGCTGCCCGCGGAGGGCAAGGAGCTGGCCCGGCTGCGGGCCGAGGTGGGGATGGTCTTCCAGTCCTTCAACCTGTTCGCGCACAAGACCGTCCTCGCCAACGTCTCGCTCGCGCAGGTCAAGGTCCGCGGCCGCAAGCGGGGCGAGGCGGACCGCCGCTCCCGGGAGCTCCTGGAGCGGGTCGGCCTGGCCGACCAGGCCGAGAAGTTCCCGGCCCAGCTCTCCGGCGGTCAGCAGCAGCGCGTGGCGATCGCTCGCGCCCTCGCCATGGACCCCAAGGCCCTGCTCTTCGACGAGCCCACCTCCGCACTCGACCCGGAGATGATCAACGAGGTGCTGGAGGTCATGCGGCAGCTCGCCCGCGAGGGCATGACCATGGTCGTGGTCACGCACGAGATGGGCTTCGCCCGCTCCGCCGCGAACCGTGTGGTGTTCATGGCCGACGGGCGGATCATCGAGGACCGCACCCCGGAGCAGTTCTTCACCGCCCCCGAGAGCGACCGGGCCAAGGACTTCCTCTCGAAGATCCTCAAGCACTGA
- a CDS encoding CocE/NonD family hydrolase, translating to MQRTTTAATVATLLAAAVLGLAPHQAQAAPATTAAAAADASSQLRFHDIPGSGGITLKGNVFTPAGAESGRKYPLIVLPTSWGLPQIEYIAQAKKLADSGYVVVSYTSRGFWLSGGNIEVAGPPDIADVSAVIDWALANSPADADRIGLGGVSYAAGITLLASAHDPRVKAVVAMSGWADLIESIYSGRTQHLQAAAMLGAAGYLTGRPGAELQTLLGNFLGSRLDQEQQMIEWGRKRSASEQVDRINANGAAIMLGNAWGDTIFPPNQYAKFYERLTGPKRLEFRPGDHATAEGTGLLGLPNDTWTNAHRWFDRYLKGERNGIDTEAPVQIKSRSNEGYEGYADWKAVGSGGTEKLALSDSEHLFANVDSGANGGILLLSSALDQFAKAPPIASIPLLPRAFAAVWQSERYGEARRIRGTAKLHTTVTPTRGDGTFVAYLYDVGPLGIGKLVSNAPYTFHGRTPGQAFGVDLELFSTAYDVPAGHRLALVVDTVDPLYIEHNPVGAQLTFSSPRNDPSYVSVPLRER from the coding sequence ATGCAACGCACCACCACCGCCGCGACCGTGGCGACCCTTCTGGCGGCAGCCGTCCTGGGCCTGGCCCCCCATCAGGCCCAGGCGGCTCCCGCCACCACCGCGGCAGCCGCCGCCGACGCCTCCTCGCAGCTGCGCTTCCACGACATCCCGGGATCCGGCGGAATCACCCTCAAGGGCAACGTCTTCACCCCCGCCGGGGCCGAGAGCGGCCGGAAGTACCCGCTGATCGTGCTGCCCACGAGCTGGGGCCTGCCGCAGATCGAGTACATCGCCCAGGCCAAGAAGCTCGCCGACTCCGGCTACGTCGTGGTCAGTTACACCTCCCGGGGCTTCTGGCTCTCCGGCGGGAACATCGAGGTGGCCGGCCCGCCGGACATCGCCGACGTCAGCGCCGTCATCGACTGGGCCCTCGCCAACTCCCCCGCCGACGCGGACCGCATCGGCCTCGGCGGGGTCTCGTACGCCGCCGGCATCACCCTGCTGGCCTCCGCCCACGACCCCCGGGTCAAGGCCGTGGTGGCGATGAGCGGCTGGGCCGACCTCATCGAATCCATCTACTCCGGCCGCACCCAGCACCTCCAGGCCGCCGCGATGCTCGGCGCCGCCGGATACCTCACCGGCCGCCCCGGAGCCGAACTCCAGACGCTCCTGGGCAACTTCCTCGGCTCCCGGCTGGACCAGGAGCAGCAGATGATCGAGTGGGGCAGGAAGCGTTCGGCCTCCGAGCAGGTGGACCGGATCAACGCCAACGGTGCCGCGATCATGCTCGGCAACGCCTGGGGGGACACGATCTTCCCGCCCAACCAGTATGCGAAGTTCTACGAGCGGCTGACCGGCCCCAAGCGTCTTGAGTTCCGGCCCGGGGACCATGCCACCGCCGAGGGCACCGGCCTGCTGGGCCTGCCCAACGACACCTGGACCAACGCGCACCGCTGGTTCGACCGCTACCTCAAGGGCGAGCGCAACGGCATCGACACCGAGGCCCCGGTGCAGATCAAGTCCCGTAGCAACGAAGGGTACGAGGGCTACGCCGACTGGAAGGCGGTCGGCTCCGGGGGCACCGAGAAGCTGGCGCTCTCCGACAGCGAGCACCTCTTCGCCAATGTCGACTCCGGTGCCAACGGCGGCATCCTCCTGCTCTCCAGCGCCCTCGACCAGTTCGCGAAGGCGCCTCCGATCGCCTCCATCCCCCTGCTCCCCCGGGCCTTCGCGGCCGTCTGGCAGTCGGAGCGCTACGGCGAGGCGCGCCGGATCCGCGGTACCGCGAAGCTGCACACCACCGTCACCCCCACCAGGGGCGACGGCACCTTCGTCGCGTACCTCTACGACGTCGGCCCGCTCGGCATCGGCAAGCTCGTCAGCAACGCCCCGTACACCTTCCACGGAAGGACTCCGGGCCAGGCGTTCGGTGTGGACCTGGAGCTGTTCTCCACCGCCTACGACGTCCCCGCGGGCCACCGGCTCGCCCTCGTCGTCGACACCGTCGACCCGCTCTACATCGAGCACAACCCCGTCGGCGCACAGCTGACCTTCTCCTCGCCGCGCAACGACCCCAGCTACGTGTCGGTGCCGCTGCGCGAGCGGTGA